The following proteins are co-located in the Scomber scombrus chromosome 2, fScoSco1.1, whole genome shotgun sequence genome:
- the LOC134000004 gene encoding actin-related protein 2-B: MDSQGRKVVVCDNGTGFVKCGYAGSNFPEHIFPALVGRPIIRSTAKVGNIEIKDLMVGDEASELRSMLEVNYPMENGIVRNWDDMKHLWDYTFGPEKLNINSRDCKILLTEPPMNPTKNREKIIEVMFETYQFTGVYIAIQAVLTLYAQGLLTGVVVDSGDGVTHICPVYEGFSLPHLTRRLDIAGRDITRYLIKLLLLRGYAFNHSADFETVRMMKEKLCYVGYNIEQEQKLALETTVLVESYTLPDGRVIKVGGERFEAPEALFQPHLINVEGVGVAELLFNTIQAADIDTRSEFYKHIVLSGGSTMYPGLPSRLEREMKQLYLERVLKGDVDKLSKFKIRIEDPPRRKHMVFLGGAVLADIMKDKDNFWMTREEYEEKGTRVLEKLGVTVR, from the exons ATGGACAGTCAAGGGAGGAAAGTCGTGGTTTGTGACAATGGAACCGGG TTTGTTAAGTGCGGCTATGCAGGCTCCAACTTCCCCGAACACATTTTCCCAGCGCTGGTTGGCCGGCCAATCATCCGCTCCACAGCTAAAGTTGGAAACATTGAAATCAAG GACCTGATGGTGGGAGACGAGGCTAGCGAGCTGCGCTCCATGCTGGAGGTGAACTATCCCATGGAGAACGGCATCGTCAGGAACTGGGATGACATGAAGCACCTGTGGGATTACACCTTCGGCCCCGAGAAGCTCAACATCAACTCACGCGACTGCAAGATCCTTCTGACCGAGCCGCCAATGAACCCGACCAAGAACAGGGAAAAGATCATTGAA GTGATGTTTGAAACGTACCAGTTCACCGGAGTTTACATCGCCATCCAGGCCGTCCTCACTCTCTACGCTCAAG GGCTGCTGACTGGTGTTGTGGTCGACTCCGGCGACGGCGTCACTCACATCTGTCCGGTGTACGAAGGTTTCTCGCTGCCTCACCTGACCCGACGCCTCGACATCGCAGGAAGGGACATCACACGCTACCTCATCAAG CTGCTTCTGCTGCGAGGTTACGCCTTCAACCACTCCGCTGACTTCGAGACggtgaggatgatgaaggagaagcTTTGCTACGTCGGTTACAACATCGAGCAGGAGCAGAAGCTGGCGCTGGAGACGACGGTGCTGGTGGAGTCCTACACG ctccCGGACGGCAGGGTGATCAAGGTGGGAGGAGAGAGGTTCGAAGCCCCCGAGGCTCTGTTCCAACCTCACCTCATCAATGTGGAGGGGGTTGGCGTGGCCGAGCTGCTCTTCAACACCATCCAGGCTGCAGATATCGACACCAG ATCTGAGTTCTACAAGCACATCGTCCTGTCCGGAGGCTCCACCATGTACCCCGGCCTGCCGTCCCGCCTGGAGCGCGAGATGAAGCAGCTTTACCTGGAGCGAGTCCTGAAGGGAGACGTCGACAAACTATCG AAATTCAAGATCAGGATAGAGGACCCCCCTCGGCGTAAACACATGGTGTTCCTGGGCGGCGCCGTGCTGGCCGACATCATGAAGGACAAGGACAACTTCTGGATGACGCGAGAGGAGTACGAGGAGAAAGGGACAAGAGTGCTGGAGAAGCTGGGTGTCACCGtcagataa